The Amycolatopsis sp. DG1A-15b genome contains the following window.
CCCTGCTCTGCGTCTTCTCCCACGGCGACCAGGCGTACGGCCTGCTCGCGCTGCTCGACTTCACCGAGGCGGGCCGGGTGCGGGACCTCGTCGTCATCGACCAGCCCGCCGATGTCCTCGCCGAGATGCGGGAGCAGTCCGACGCCGACCCGGAACTGGTCGTCTTCGAAGCGGTCGATCCCGCCGAGGCCCACCGCCTGATCGCGGACGGCCTCGCCGCCACCGACCACCTCGACGAGGCCGACGTCAGCGAGGACTACGCCCGCTTCCACGCGGTCGCGCTGACCTGGTGCCGCGCGCTTCCCGAGCCCGCGCTCGTGCCCGAGGTGGCCGAGTGGTCCGAAACCGAGCGCGCCGCCGTCGTCGAGCAGTTCGTCGCGGCGAGCGGTGAGGACGCCGGCGCCGCGCGCGCGATCGGTGGCTTGCTGCTCGAACACGGCCTGCGCACCGACCCGGGCAACCCGCTGCGCGTCGGGCCGGAGAAGATCGCGCGGTTCCTCGAGGGCTTGCTCGGCGAGGAGTACGAGCTCGACGCCGACCACGAGGACGCCGTCGAGCCGGTCGTGCTGGCCTGGGTGCAGTGGACGGGCGAGCGGGCGCACCTGACCGAGACGGCGATCGCCGCCCTCGACGAGGCCGTCTCCGACTACCTCAGCGAGTACGCCGACGATGACGACTCGCCGCTGGAGCGCTACTTCGCCGACACCGGCGACCTGTCGCCGACCGAACTGGCCGACGCGCTGGAGCGCCGGATGTTCGCCGTGCCGTCGCTGACCACGGAAATCGACGAGGAAGAGGTCGACCTCGACCCGACCGACCCCGACCAGCGCCGCGCCCTCGTCATCGCCGAGGCCGACGAGGACGAGGACGAGCAGCGGCTGATCCTGCGCGCCACGATCGTCGACCAGCTGTGGGACAACGAGCCCGCCGAGGTCTGGCCGGCCGTCGAGCGCCTCCAGGAGGGCGAGCTCGACCGCGACGAGATCTTCGAGCAGCTGATCGACACGCTGGAAAACAGCCTGCTGGACGGGGAAAACCTCGAATACGACGCCGACGCCTACGTCGAGGCGCTGGCCGAGCTCTGATCGTCAGGGGAGGGGGCCTGCCGGTTCGGCGGGCTTTCCCTTGCGCCGGCGTTCCTGCAGCCGGTCGTCGAAGTCGACGACGAACGTTCCGGCGGCCATCGCGATCAGCAAGGCCAGACCGAGCACCGCACCGACCCACGTGAGGATCATCGTGAACATCGTGGGCCTCCTCCCCAGCTCAGAGCCGTTTTCCTGACTTCTTCAGGGTCGCTTTCACAAGCGGCCGGGGATATCGGCCAACCGGTTACGGCTGCACGGCGCACCTCGGCCGATCGGCCGGAATCCGGAGCGGAGAGTCGCGAGATCGCGACGAATCGTGGCCGCGCACTCGCGCAGCGTGCGAATGCGCGGCATGTGGGTGACGGGGTGCGTGACTGTGACATCTGGGGCTCCGCCACCCGGAGCCCCCGATGAGATCGAGCGGGTCAGAGCTTGCGCAGGCGGACCCGGTTGATGGCGTGGTCGCAGTCCTTGCGCAGCACCAGCGTCGCCCGCGGCCGGGTCGGCTTGATGTTCTCCATCAGGTTCGGCTCGTTGATCGAGTGCCACAGGTGCCGCGCCTCGGCGCGGGCCTCGTCGTCGGGCAGGCCGGCGAAGTGGTGGAAGTGCGACGCCGGGTCCGCGAACGCCGTGTGCCGCAGTTCGAGGAACCGCTCGACGTACCAGCGCTGGATGTCGTCGGTGTGCGCGTCGACGTAGATCGAGAAGTCGAACAGGTCGGACACCATCAGCCGCGGCCCCGGCTGCAGCACGTTCAAGCCTTCGACGATGAGGATGTCCGGCTGCTGCACCACCTGCTCCTGGCCGGGCAGGATGTCGTAGGCCAGGTGCGAGTACACCGGCGCGGCGACGCGCTCGGCACCCGACTTGACCTCCGTGACGAACCGCAGCAGCGCGCGGCGGTCGTAGCTCTCCGGGAAGCCCTTGCGGTGCATGATCCCGCGCCGCATCAGCTCGGCCCGCGGGTACAGGAAGCCGTCGGTGGTGACCAGGTCGACGCGCGGGTGGTCCGGCCAGCGGGCGAGCAGCGTGCGCAGGAGGCGGGCGGTGGTCGACTTGCCGACCGCCACGCTCCCGGCGATGCCGATCACGAACGGGACCTTCGTGCCGCGGGAGTCGTCACCGAGGAACGTCGTCGTCGCTTCGTAGAGCCGCTGGCGCGCGGCGACCTGCAGGTTGATCAGGCGGGACAGCGGCAGGTAGACGTCGGCCACCTCGGCCAGGTCGACCTGCTCGCCGAGACCGCGCAGCCGCAGCAGCTCGGCCGCCGTCAACGGCAGCGGCGTCGAACTTCGCAGTTCTTTCCATTGTTCCCGGTGCAGCTCGACATACGGGCTGAGTTCGCGGACCCGGGTCATCGCACACCCTTCCGGCCGTCGCCTGCACTGGCGGACGTTTCACCTGCGTGATTAACGGTAGGGCTTATGGCCGGTTAAAGCGCTGTGACGTAGTCCACCCCCCAACCGGGGTTGATCACCGAGCGTCACGATTTCCGAAGACTTCGTCCCAGGCCGCGGCGACCTGCCGGGCGCAGGTCGCGGGGGCGACGCCGCCGACGCCGGTGCCGAGCCCCGGCATCGCGACCGTGTGGACGAACTCCCGCACCGGGCCGTGGTCGAGCCGGCCGTCGCGCCAGGTCAGGAACACCGCGCGGGCCGCGAGGTAGGGGTGGACGGTGTCGGCGGGCAGCAGTTCGCCCGGCTCCCGCATGGTCGGCGCGCTGATCAACCACGCCGGCTCGGCTTCGCCGGTCGGCACCACCACGGCGTCGCCGATCGGCAGCTCACCGCCGTGGAAGGCCAGGACGGCGCTGCGGACGCTCTGCTCCACGCCCGGGAACGCCCGCGCGTAGACGGCGTCGATACCGCCGCGCATCCAGCCGTAGGAGTTGGCCGGGCTGACCACGGCCTGGGCCACGACGTCGAGCACCGACCCGCGGTGCACCCGGACCCGGCCGGCGAGCTTCTGCGCGGCGGCGGTCCAGGCATCGGCGAGTGGTTCATCGACGGCGCACAGCACCAGCTCCGGTGCGCGAGGGGCGACCGGCGGCTTGGCGCCCTCACGTCCGGCGTGCGTGCCCGATTCGGCGGTCACGCCCTCAGCATCGCAAAAAATGCCACCCGGCGTAACCGGTTCCCGTACCGGCTGTCCGAGTGAATGTCGCCACGGCCAGGCCCCGTAGCCTGGGTGCTGTGTCACGGATCGCATACTTCGGCCCCCGGGGGACCTTCACCGAACAGGCCGCGCGGGTGCTCGCCGCCGGCGCGGAACTGATCCCGGTCGAGACCATCAGGCAGGCGATGACGGCCGTCCGCGAGGGCGCGGCGGACGCCGCCTGCGTCCCCATCGAGAACTCCGTCGAAGGCGTGGTGCCCGCCACGCTCGACGCGCTCAGCGAGGCGGAGCCGCTGGTCGCCGTCGCCGAGACCATCCTGCCGATCCACTTCAGCGTGCTGACCCGGCCCGGGGGCGGGGAGATCCGGACCGTCGCCAGCCACCCGCACGCGCTGGCCCAGGTCCGCGAGTGGCTCGACGCGCACCTGCCCGGCGCGAACGCGGTGGCGTCGTCGTCGACGTCCGCCGCCGCGGTCGGCGTGCTGGAGGGCGACTTCGACGCGGCGGTCTGCGCCCCGGTGGCGGTCGAGCACTACGCCCTCGACGTGCTGGCCACCGAAGTCGCCGACGTCACCGACGCGGCGACGCGGTTCCTGCTGGTCCGCCGGCCGGGCGAGCTGCCGGAGCCGACCGGCGCGGACCGGACGTCCGTGGTCGCCGCGGCCGCGAACCGCACCGGCACGCTCGCCGAGCTGCTCACCGAGCTGGCCAGCCGCGGCATCAACCTGACCCGGCTCGACGCCCGGCCGACGCGCAGCAACTTCGGCGAGTACCGCTTCTTCATCGACTTCGAGGGGCACGTGGCCGAGCCCCGGGTCCTCGACGCGCTGACGGCGTTGCGCCGGCACTGCCGCAACCTGCGGTTCCTCGGCTCGCACCCGCGTGCCGACGGCGTCTCCACCACGATCGAGCCCGGTTTCGGCAACGACGACTTCCTCGAAGCCGCCGCGTGGGCCGACGCCGTCCGCAAGGGGGCCCAGGCGTGAGGCTGCTGCTCATCCGCCACGGGCAGACCGACGGGAACGTCCGCGGCGCGCTCGACACCGCCCTGCCCGGCCCGCCGCTGACCGAGCTCGGCCGGCGGCAGGCGGACGCCCTCGCGGCGCGGCTGGCCGAGGAGCCGCTGGTCGCCGTCTACGCGTCGCAGGCGACGCGCGCCCAGCAGACGGCGGCGCCGCTGGCCGCGCGGCTCTCCCTGGAGGTGCAGGTCGTCGACGGGGTGCACGAGGTCGTCGCGGGTGACCTCGAAGGGGCGACGGACCACGCGTCGATCCGGACCTACATGGAGACGGTCCGGCGCTGGACGCTCGGCGAACTGGCGCCGTCGCTGCCCGGCGGCGAGAGCGGCACGAGCGTGCGCACCCGGATGCTGGACGCGGTCGGCCGGCTGCGCGCCAAGCACGAGCAGGCCGACCCGGACGGGGTGATCGCCCTGGTCAGCCACGGCGGTGCGATCCGGCTGGCCGCTGAATGGCTGGCCCCGAACGTGCACCCGGACGTCGCCAACGCGGCGCTGATCCCCAACACCGGTCTCGTGGAGCTGGTGGCGCAGCCGGATGGCCGGTGGCGCTGCCTGACCTGGGTCGACACGCCGCTCTGAAGACCCGAACGTGTGATCCTGTCACGTTTAGAACACGTCCCGTGGGGAATTTACGAGAGCAGCCAACCCGCCCGCGACCCGGTACGTCTACCCAGTAGCACCACACCAGGGAGGCGATTGACATGAAGCTTTCACGGTTGTTCCCGGTCGTCGCGGCTTCGGCGGGCGTCCTCGCGCTCTCCGCCTGCGGCGGGGGCGGCACCACGAACGCGGCGAACAGCTCGACGCCGTCGACCTCGGCGTCGCCGACCGCCACCACCACGGTCACCACCGCCACGCCGAGCCCCACCCCCACCTCGACGCCGGCCGAGCCGCCCGCGGCCCAGCCCGCCGACAACGGGCTGTGCAAGTCCGGGGACGTCAAGCTCTCGCTCGGTCAGGGCGACTCGGGCGCCGGCTCGACGTTCCGGCCGCTGCTCATCAGGAACTCCAGCGCGAAGCCCTGCACCATCCAGGGATTCCCCGGCGTGTCCTATGTGGCCGGTGCGGACGGGCACCAGGTCGGCAAGGACGCCTTCCGTGACGGCACCAAGGGCAACGCCGTCAAGCTCAACCCCGGCCAGACCGCGGCCGCCGACATCCAGTTCGTCAACGTGCGCAACTTCGACCCGGGCACCTGCCAGCCGACGCCGGTCAAGGGGCTGCGCATCTACCTGCCGCAGGAGACCGCGTCGAACTTCGTGCCGGACGACGGCACCGGCTGCGCGAGCACGAAGATCCC
Protein-coding sequences here:
- the coaA gene encoding type I pantothenate kinase, whose amino-acid sequence is MTRVRELSPYVELHREQWKELRSSTPLPLTAAELLRLRGLGEQVDLAEVADVYLPLSRLINLQVAARQRLYEATTTFLGDDSRGTKVPFVIGIAGSVAVGKSTTARLLRTLLARWPDHPRVDLVTTDGFLYPRAELMRRGIMHRKGFPESYDRRALLRFVTEVKSGAERVAAPVYSHLAYDILPGQEQVVQQPDILIVEGLNVLQPGPRLMVSDLFDFSIYVDAHTDDIQRWYVERFLELRHTAFADPASHFHHFAGLPDDEARAEARHLWHSINEPNLMENIKPTRPRATLVLRKDCDHAINRVRLRKL
- a CDS encoding histidine phosphatase family protein; its protein translation is MRLLLIRHGQTDGNVRGALDTALPGPPLTELGRRQADALAARLAEEPLVAVYASQATRAQQTAAPLAARLSLEVQVVDGVHEVVAGDLEGATDHASIRTYMETVRRWTLGELAPSLPGGESGTSVRTRMLDAVGRLRAKHEQADPDGVIALVSHGGAIRLAAEWLAPNVHPDVANAALIPNTGLVELVAQPDGRWRCLTWVDTPL
- a CDS encoding macro domain-containing protein, coding for MTAESGTHAGREGAKPPVAPRAPELVLCAVDEPLADAWTAAAQKLAGRVRVHRGSVLDVVAQAVVSPANSYGWMRGGIDAVYARAFPGVEQSVRSAVLAFHGGELPIGDAVVVPTGEAEPAWLISAPTMREPGELLPADTVHPYLAARAVFLTWRDGRLDHGPVREFVHTVAMPGLGTGVGGVAPATCARQVAAAWDEVFGNRDAR
- a CDS encoding DUF4232 domain-containing protein is translated as MDMKLSRLFPVVAASAGVLALSACGGGGTTNAANSSTPSTSASPTATTTVTTATPSPTPTSTPAEPPAAQPADNGLCKSGDVKLSLGQGDSGAGSTFRPLLIRNSSAKPCTIQGFPGVSYVAGADGHQVGKDAFRDGTKGNAVKLNPGQTAAADIQFVNVRNFDPGTCQPTPVKGLRIYLPQETASNFVPDDGTGCASTKIPGNQLAVKTVHPA
- the pheA gene encoding prephenate dehydratase encodes the protein MSRIAYFGPRGTFTEQAARVLAAGAELIPVETIRQAMTAVREGAADAACVPIENSVEGVVPATLDALSEAEPLVAVAETILPIHFSVLTRPGGGEIRTVASHPHALAQVREWLDAHLPGANAVASSSTSAAAVGVLEGDFDAAVCAPVAVEHYALDVLATEVADVTDAATRFLLVRRPGELPEPTGADRTSVVAAAANRTGTLAELLTELASRGINLTRLDARPTRSNFGEYRFFIDFEGHVAEPRVLDALTALRRHCRNLRFLGSHPRADGVSTTIEPGFGNDDFLEAAAWADAVRKGAQA